The window GTCCCGCGCGTCGCGCGGCCGCGCCCAGAGCGGAACCGATGAGCTCGGACGCGCGGGGCTCAGCGGGCGCCGGCGGATCGAGCGACGGGCGCTCGTCGTGCGTCTCGTCGGGGCTCACGCCGCGCCCGGGGTCGCCGGCATCTTCAACGGGATGAGATCGCGCGGCGGCATCGGCGTGCCGCCGCGGACCACCACGAGCGATCGGAAGAGATCCTCGATCTGGGCTGCGGCCTCGACGTTGGACGTCGCCGCTCCCCCGATCACGCCGCGCAGGAACCAACGGGGGCCGTCGACGCCCACGAAGCGCGCGAGTCGCTTGGCGCCACTGCTGGCATCGCCGGCCACGACGACCGGGACCTCGGCGAGCAGCTCCGGGCCGAGCGGACCCTCGCGCTCCTCGACGCGTCCGCCCTGCTGACGCACCTGCTGGCGGATCTGCTCACGGGTCTCCTCCCAGAGGCCGCTCGATCGAGGCGCGGCGAACGGCTGCACCTGGAGCGTCGAGTCGGCGTAGTCGAGCCCGACGGCGACGATGCGCTTGGTCTGCTCCTCGACCTCGAGCCGCAGGTTCAGCCCCTCGCGCGGCAGCACCTTGATCGCACCCAGATCGATGTAGGGACGAACCGGGTTCACCTCCGACTCGTCGAAGGGCCCCGCGGTTTCGCGGTCGATCGGCGCGCTCTTGCCGGTCGGTTCCAGAGATGCGTCGGTCATCGGGTCGTCCTCGCAGAAGTGTCGTATCCGGTGGAGCCGAAGCCCCCTTCGCCGCGCACACTGGCGGGCAGCTCGTCGACCGGGAGGAAGCGCACCGGCGGGATCGGAAGGACCACCAGTTGCGCGATCCGGTCACCCGCCGAAACCTCGTAGGCCTCCGTGCGGTCGGTGTTCAGCAGCGCGACCTTGATCTCGCCGCGATAGCCGGCATCGACCGTCCCGGGAGCGTTGACGACGGTCACCCCGTGCTTGGCCGCGAGCCCCGAACGGGGCATCACGAACGCCGCATACCCCTCGGGCAGCGCAATGCGGACACCGGTGCCCACGAGAGCACGCTCTCCGGGGCCGAGTCGCACCCCCTCTGCGGCGATCAGGTCGGCACCCGCGTCGCCCGGATGAGCGAACGCCGGGACGACGGGCGCGATAATGGGGACGTCCACGCTTTCGGCCACCTCACGAGGGTAATGCAGAACATGACTTCCGACGTCGTCTATCGCGAACGCCTGAGCCCCTCGCTGTGGACGCTCGTCGCCGCGGCGGTCTGCGCCCCCATGGTGGCGCTCGCCCTGTCCCCCGTCGACACCACTCTCGCGCTCGTGGCGGGCGTTGCGGTCGCGGCCCTGATCGTCTGGGCCCTGATGGCGACCGCGCCTCGTGTCGAGGTCAGCGACGGGGAGCTTCGTGCGGGGCGGGCCCACATCCCGGTCGATCTTCTGGGAGAGCCGGTCGCCTACACGGGCGAGGACGCGCGTTTCGCGCGCGGGCGGGATGCCGACCCCCGGTCATGGATGCTGGTGCGCGGCGGAATCGGTGGGGCGGTCGTCGTTCCTGTCGAGGATGCGGACGATCCGACATCGGCGTGGGTGGTGTCCTCTCGGACCCCCGACCGACTCGCCGCGGCGGTGCGCAGAGCGCAGGTCAGGCAGCGCACTCCACGCAGATAGCGCCGAGCGACTCCTCGTGGTCGATCTGTGAGCGGTGCTTCACCAGGAAGCAGCTGACGCAGGTGAACTCGTCCTCCTGCGCGGGGAGCACGACGACGTCGAGCTCCAGGTCCGAAAGGTCGGCGCCGGGCAGCTCGAAGCCCGACGGGTTGTCGGCGTCCTCGACGTCGACGGCCCCGGACATCTTGTCCGGAACGCGCTCCTTGAGCGCTTCGATGGACTCGCTGTCGTCTTCGGTCTTGCGGGGGGCGTCGTAGTCCGTAGCCATTCTTCTCGTGTCTCTTGTCGCGTTGTGGATCTCCCGCCGTCGGGCAGGCGGCGATAGTTTGCATGACCGGGTGGCATTTAGCAAATGCGGATGCGTGGTGCTCTCATCGCGGTCGGCACGCATCGAAACTCGCGCCACGCCCCGGATATTCCCGCCCGCGGCGGTGCCCTGTGTCAGCATGGGCCCACACGGCAGATGGGAGGCGTGTGTCGCATGGAACAACTCAGAGTGATCGGCACCGAAGACGGTGTGCTGGTGGTCTCCACCGAGTCCGGGCAGCGCTACTCCCTGGCCATCGATGAGGTGCTGCGCGCAGAGCTTCGTCGGGCACGCAAGGAGCGCGAGGAACCTGCCAAGGTGAACCGACCCAGCCCCCGCGAGATCCAGGCGCAGATCCGCGCCGGCCTGTCGGCGCGCGAAGTCGCCGAGGTGCTCGGCACGACGCTCGAGGACGTGGTCCGCTTCGAGCCCCCCGTGCTCGCCGAACGCGAGTTCATCGTCGGTCAGGCGCTTTCGGTGCCGGTCCTGCTCGGATCCGACTTCGACGGCGACAACCAGACGAGCTTCGGTGACGCGGTGCGCGCGAAGCTGGCGGAAGCAGGTGCGACGGGCGAGCGCTGGTCCAGCTGGAAGGAGCCCACGGGATGGGTGGTCAAGCTGGGCTTCGTCGCCGGTGACGTCGAGCGCGATGCACGATGGAGCTTCGAGCCCCGGCGCAGTTCGCTGTCTCCGCTGAATGCGGACGCCACTCAGCTCTCCCGTCAGGGATCGCTCCCCGAAGGGCTCATCCCGCGCCTGCGCGCGCTCGACACCCCCGGCATCAAGGACGACACGCGCTTCGACAGCGGTGCGTTCGGCCCCCGCCACGACGCGACCGAGCGCCCGACGCTTCCGACGCCGGCCAGTCCGGCTGTGCAGGATGCGGCCATCAAGCGTGCACCTGAAGCCGTACAGACCTCCGCTGAGACGGCCGACCTGCTGGAGGCTCTGCGTCGTCGGCGCGGTCAGCGCACGGCCGCTCCCACCGCGGAGGCACCGGAGGAGCCCGCCCGCTCGCCCTCGCCGGTCGCCCTCTTCGATGCCCTGGAGCCCGGCTACACCGAGACGAGCGAACCTGCGCCGGCAGAGACCTCCCGAAGCGAGCCCGCGTCCGACGCGGGACGTCGCAAGGGTCGCACCTCGATGCCCTCCTGGGACGAGATCGTCTTCGGAGCCCGTTCCGACGAGAGCTGAGAGCTCTCAGTCGGCGAAGCCCCCCAGTCCGATGAGGGGGACGACGCGCTCTTCCGTCGTGAGCGAGCCGTGCTGGCCGACCATGTGCTGCGCTGAGGTGTCGGTGAGGCGGCCGTCGTAGTAGGCGACACGACCGCGCGCCGCCACCATCACGTCGCCGATGCGTGCGGCGACCTCAGCGGAGACGGCGTCGCCGAACAGACCGGCGGCGATGGCCTCCTCCCTCGTGAACACCCAGGCGCTCGGTTCGTCCCGCCAGGCGCGGATCAGCGACTCGTCCGCACCAGGGTGCGCGTAGAGGTGCAGCATCCGAGGTTCCCCGGCGATGACCGCAGCCGCTTCGAGGCGCGGGTCGCCGTCCACCATGACGATCTGACGGTGCCGCGGCACGTCGACCATGCCGTGGTCTGCGGTCACGATGACCCCGACGCCCGCGCCTGCGCCCGTGTGCAGGCGACGCGCCGCCGCATCCACCGCTTCGAGCGCAGCGGTCCAGCGATCGGATGCGACACCGTGCCGGTGGCCTGCCGCATCGAGCTCGGGAGCGTAGAGGTACACGATCGTTCCCGGCGTGCTGCGGGCCTCGGTGATCGCACGCTCGACGCGGTCGTCGAGCCGTTTCTCGCCGAAGTTCTCAGCCCCTCGGAGAGTCGCCTCGGTGAAGCCTGTGCCGGCGTACTCGGGCTTGGACGCGACGACCCAGCGGTGTGCGGTGTCGCTCGCGCTGAGCGGCGCGACCTGCGGCCATGCCAGCGGGTCGAGAGCACGGGGTCCCCAGTCGGTGAGCTGGTTGTGGACGAGCCCGGTCAGCGGATCGCGCGCGCGGTAGCCGACGAGCCCGTGCTCGCCGACATCGGATGCGGTGAGCAGGCTCGTCAGGGCGGCCGCCGTCGTACTCGGGAACACCGAGGTCGCGACACGCTTCTTGCCGCGATGCTCGGCGAGGAAGCGGGCGTAGGCGAGGTTCTCGGCGAGGTTGGCGGCGCCCAGTCCGTCGACGACGAACACGATGAGGCTCTGCACGGTCGGCCAGCGCGCGGAGCCGCCATCCAGGGCCGCGATCGCGTCGGGCAGTACACCGGTGAGCCTCGGGGCGCCGGAGGGGTCCGCCGGTAGGCTGAGGGTCATCGGGCCCAGTCTCGCATACCCGCGCCAGGCCCTTTTCGACCCGAGGTGTTCTGCATGTCCCGAGCCACGTCCGATTCCGCGCCCGCCGAGGAAGGCCGCATCGAAGACATCGACCTGTCTGCTGAGATGCAGGGGTCCTTCCTCGAGTACGCGTACTCGGTCATCTACTCGCGCGCCCTCCCGGATGCGCGCGATGGACTCAAGCCGGTGCAGCGGCGCATCCTGTTCCAGATGGCCGACATGGGCCTGCGCCCGGATCGTGGCCACGTCAAGAGCGCCCGCGTCGTCGGCGAGGTCATGGGTAAGCTGCATCCCCACGGCGACTCCCCCATCTACGACGCACTCGTGCGCCTCGCCCAGGACTTCGCGCTGCGGGTGCCGCTCGTCGACGGGCACGGCAACTTCGGTTCCCTCGACGACGGCCCGGCTGCCGCCCGCTACACGGAGGCGCGTCTGGCGCCGGCCGCGCTCGCGCTCACCGAGAATCTCGACGAGGACGTCGTCGACTTCATCCCCAACTACGACGGCCAGTTCCAGCAGCCCGAAGTCCTCCCCGCCG is drawn from Microbacterium binotii and contains these coding sequences:
- a CDS encoding alkaline phosphatase family protein; its protein translation is MTLSLPADPSGAPRLTGVLPDAIAALDGGSARWPTVQSLIVFVVDGLGAANLAENLAYARFLAEHRGKKRVATSVFPSTTAAALTSLLTASDVGEHGLVGYRARDPLTGLVHNQLTDWGPRALDPLAWPQVAPLSASDTAHRWVVASKPEYAGTGFTEATLRGAENFGEKRLDDRVERAITEARSTPGTIVYLYAPELDAAGHRHGVASDRWTAALEAVDAAARRLHTGAGAGVGVIVTADHGMVDVPRHRQIVMVDGDPRLEAAAVIAGEPRMLHLYAHPGADESLIRAWRDEPSAWVFTREEAIAAGLFGDAVSAEVAARIGDVMVAARGRVAYYDGRLTDTSAQHMVGQHGSLTTEERVVPLIGLGGFAD
- a CDS encoding DUF4193 domain-containing protein, which codes for MATDYDAPRKTEDDSESIEALKERVPDKMSGAVDVEDADNPSGFELPGADLSDLELDVVVLPAQEDEFTCVSCFLVKHRSQIDHEESLGAICVECAA
- a CDS encoding DUF3710 domain-containing protein, with translation MTDASLEPTGKSAPIDRETAGPFDESEVNPVRPYIDLGAIKVLPREGLNLRLEVEEQTKRIVAVGLDYADSTLQVQPFAAPRSSGLWEETREQIRQQVRQQGGRVEEREGPLGPELLAEVPVVVAGDASSGAKRLARFVGVDGPRWFLRGVIGGAATSNVEAAAQIEDLFRSLVVVRGGTPMPPRDLIPLKMPATPGAA
- a CDS encoding DUF3093 domain-containing protein, which encodes MTSDVVYRERLSPSLWTLVAAAVCAPMVALALSPVDTTLALVAGVAVAALIVWALMATAPRVEVSDGELRAGRAHIPVDLLGEPVAYTGEDARFARGRDADPRSWMLVRGGIGGAVVVPVEDADDPTSAWVVSSRTPDRLAAAVRRAQVRQRTPRR
- the dut gene encoding dUTP diphosphatase — its product is MAESVDVPIIAPVVPAFAHPGDAGADLIAAEGVRLGPGERALVGTGVRIALPEGYAAFVMPRSGLAAKHGVTVVNAPGTVDAGYRGEIKVALLNTDRTEAYEVSAGDRIAQLVVLPIPPVRFLPVDELPASVRGEGGFGSTGYDTSARTTR
- the sepH gene encoding septation protein SepH, coding for MEQLRVIGTEDGVLVVSTESGQRYSLAIDEVLRAELRRARKEREEPAKVNRPSPREIQAQIRAGLSAREVAEVLGTTLEDVVRFEPPVLAEREFIVGQALSVPVLLGSDFDGDNQTSFGDAVRAKLAEAGATGERWSSWKEPTGWVVKLGFVAGDVERDARWSFEPRRSSLSPLNADATQLSRQGSLPEGLIPRLRALDTPGIKDDTRFDSGAFGPRHDATERPTLPTPASPAVQDAAIKRAPEAVQTSAETADLLEALRRRRGQRTAAPTAEAPEEPARSPSPVALFDALEPGYTETSEPAPAETSRSEPASDAGRRKGRTSMPSWDEIVFGARSDES